The proteins below come from a single Rosa rugosa chromosome 2, drRosRugo1.1, whole genome shotgun sequence genomic window:
- the LOC133728775 gene encoding serine--tRNA ligase-like: MLDLNLFRERKGHDPDVIRKSHGRRFKSVDLVDKVIDLDQEWCQRQFELVNLRKEFNQTNKEIGQLRIVSELIKKAEEKKRLIAEKEAEVQEALAQLNSSLEQIGNLVHDSVPVSEDEANNEVVRSWGENRVEPALKNHVELCKLLGIADFEKGAKVAGSRGYYIEGVGVDLHEALKNFALDFLEDKGFKKMIPPFSMRQDVMAKCAQLQEFDNELYKVTGEGDDKYLIATAEQPLCARHKDGWFHPFQLPIKYAGFSYCFRTEAGSHGRDTLGLFRTHEFAKVEQFCITSPNENDSCDMHEEMIRNSEEFYKALKIPYRVVNIVSGALNGAAAKKYDLEGWFPASQTYRELVSCSNCTDYQSRKLEIRYGQTGNEKTKQYVHMLNSTLTAIGRTMCCILESYQMKDGVEVPEVLQQYMRGKTFLPFKN; the protein is encoded by the exons ATGCTGGACTTAAATCTGTTTAGAGAAAGGAAGGGCCACGACCCCGATGTCATCCGCAAGTCGCATGGCCGTCGTTTCAAGAGCGTTGATCTTGTTGACAAGGTGATCGACCTCGACCAAGAATGGTGCCAAA GACAATTCGAGCTCGTGAATCTCAGGAAAGAGTTCAACCAGACCAACAAGGAAATTGGTCAGCTCAGAATTGTGA GTGAGTTGATTAAAAAGGCAGAGGAAAAGAAGAGGTTGATCGCAGAGAAAGAAGCTGAAGTTCAAGAAGCTTTAGCACAACTGAATTCAAGCTTGGAACAAATTGGGAACCTTGTCCATGATTCAGTTCCCGTCAGCGAAGATGAGGCAAACAATGAAGTGGTTAGATCATGGGGAGAGAACCGGGTGGAGCCAGCACTGAAAAATCATGTCGAGCTTTGTAAGCTTCTTGGGATTGCTGACTTTGAGAAAGGTGCTAAAGTGGCTGGATCCAGAGGTTATTACATTGAAGGCGTTGGTGTAGATCTTCATGAAGCTCTCAAAAACTTTGCTCTAGATTTTCTTGAGGACAAGGGATTCAAAAAAATGATTCCTCCATTTTCTATGAGACAAGATGTCATGGCCAAATGTGCTCAACTACAGGAATTCGATAATGAACTCTATAAGGTAACTGGTGAAGGAGACGATAAGTATTTGATTGCTACCGCAGAACAGCCTCTATGTGCTCGTCACAAGGATGGATGGTTCCATCCCTTCCAGCTACCCATAAAATATGCTGGATTTTCATATTGCTTCCGGACAGAAGCTGGCTCGCATGGAAGAGATACATTGGGGCTTTTTAGGACTCATGAGTTTGCCAAAGTAGAACAATTCTGTATTACCAGCCCAAATGAAAATGACTCTTGCGATATGCATGAGGAgatgatcagaaactcagaggAGTTCTATAAAGCTCTCAAGATTCCATATCGTGTAGTCAATATTGTTTCTGGTGCTTTGAATGGTGCAGCAGCAAAGAAGTATGACTTAGAAGGTTGGTTTCCTGCATCTCAGACATATAGGGAACTAGTCTCATGTTCAAACTGTACAGACTATCAGTCCAGAAAATTAGAAATTCGATATGGACAGACAGGCAATGAGAAGACAAAGCAGTACGTTCACATGTTGAACTCCACTCTTACTGCAATTGGGAGAACCATGTGCTGCATTCTCGAAAGCTACCAAATGAAAGATGGTGTCGAGGTACCAGAAGTTTTACAACAGTACATGCGTGGAAAAACCTTCTTACctttcaaaaattaa
- the LOC133731320 gene encoding uncharacterized protein LOC133731320, producing the protein MDDCCAVCADTLEWVAYGACGHKEVCSTCVARLRFICEDRRCCICKTESNVVFVTKALGDYTKMVRDLPSKAREGRCGSYWYHEVTQAFFDDADHYKMIKAVCNLSCSECDKMEEKSTIRFRNIEQLKSHLFHQHRLSMCPLCFEGRKVFVCEQKLYTNAQLKRHTSTGDSVVDGSESERGGFKGHPMCKFCKIGFYGENELYAHMTTGHYKCHLCRNSGEQYEYYKNYDDLELHFSRDHFLCEDESCLEKKFVVFRSEAELKKHSTMAHGGRMSRSKRNAALQLPTSFRYGPSNDQDSRRRRVRGNPSNDQASSLETPNADDRTLHDPSSSARQAGSSESLGDTSDIDPIIKPLESLRTPSSDSEASSRYLQVALGKNSGKVKAQLEDSSLFPPLAPGCSSSQLTPKPESDHGFPNNNTMAAHLRRQNNRKMAVECPDTKPAVISSSEAWPAAGRVAPPTSSSQTSWPKTNVSGMVSEVTKPTVSSSQAWPAAGRVAPPTSSSQMPWPKTNVSGMASEVTKPAVSSSQAWPAAGRVAPPTSSSQMPWPKTNVSGMASEVTKPTVSSSQAWPAAGRVAPPTNSSQTAWPEANVSAAAPTSSSQKLLSKTNSQNKAWPKVSGCGQNKIAFGKGAGHSSYASSTLQAQVENRETSTEVHKCVSLDSSLDFPPVSAAQVVQKLPQQTSELLLKVGDFQAANKSLVENIRAAVDFDEDKYTAFKDISVQYSQGLVDIKVYFNFVRQFGLLHLVLDLARLCPNAEKQQELIDAYDNSMRSNGAEEDDGWSQVKVRLKDSKKGKGKSSKNGSTAAPVLDLSNSARGLPVQGVWRNKGGHKLFG; encoded by the coding sequence ATGGACGATTGCTGTGCGGTGTGTGCCGACACCCTGGAATGGGTTGCCTATGGGGCTTGTGGCCATAAGGAGGTCTGCTCCACCTGCGTGGCTCGCCTCCGTTTCATCTGCGAGGACCGCCGTTGCTGTATCTGCAAGACCGAGTCCAACGTCGTTTTTGTCACCAAGGCTTTAGGAGACTATACCAAGATGGTTAGAGACTTGCCATCTAAAGCAAGGGAGGGTCGCTGTGGATCATATTGGTACCATGAGGTCACACAAGCATTTTTCGACGATGCGGATCACTACAAGATGATCAAGGCAGTGTGCAATCTTTCATGCAGTGAATGTGACAAGATGGAGGAGAAATCGACGATTCGGTTTCGGAACATTGAACAGCTCAAGTCTCACTTGTTCCACCAGCATAGGTTGTCTATGTGTCCTCTATGTTTCGAAGGGAGGAAGGTGTTTGTATGTGAACAAAAGCTTTATACTAACGCACAGTTGAAACGGCATACAAGTACAGGGGACTCTGTAGTTGATGGAAGTGAGAGCGAAAGAGGTGGCTTCAAGGGACATCCTATGTGCAAGTTTTGCAAAATTGGATTCTACGGCGAGAATGAACTGTATGCTCACATGACTACTGGTCACTATAAGTGTCACTTATGTCGCAATTCTGGAGAACAGTATGAATATTATAAGAATTATGATGACCTCGAGTTGCACTTCAGCCGAGACCATTTTCTATGTGAAGATGAGTCCTGCCTTGAGAAAAAGTTTGTGGTGTTCCGATCCGAGGCAGAATTGAAGAAGCACAGTACTATGGCACATGGGGGGCGTATGTCTCGCTCCAAGCGTAATGCTGCTCTCCAGTTACCAACTAGCTTCAGATATGGACCAAGTAATGATCAAGATAGTAGGCGTAGAAGAGTTCGTGGCAATCCTTCTAATGATCAAGCAAGCAGTTTGGAGACACCTAATGCTGATGATAGAACATTACATGATCCTTCATCATCCGCTAGGCAAGCTGGTAGTTCGGAATCACTTGGAGATACAAGTGACATTGATCCAATCATTAAGCCACTTGAGTCCTTAAGGACACCTTCAAGTGATTCAGAAGCATCATCAAGGTACCTTCAAGTAGCTTTGGGAAAAAATAGTGGGAAAGTGAAAGCGCAATTGGAGGACTCTTCCTTATTTCCTCCGCTTGCACCTGGCTGCAGCAGCAGTCAACTGACACCCAAACCTGAATCGGATCATGGTTTTCCTAACAACAATACCATGGCAGCACATCTCCGTAGGCAAAACAACCGCAAGATGGCTGTTGAATGTCCTGATACTAAGCCTGCTGTTATTAGTTCTAGTGAGGCTTGGCCAGCAGCGGGGCGTGTAGCACCACCTACTAGTTCATCTCAAACGTCATGGCCTAAAACTAATGTTTCAGGGATGGTCTCAGAAGTTACTAAGCCTACTGTTAGTTCTAGTCAGGCTTGGCCAGCAGCGGGGCGTGTAGCACCACCTACTAGTTCATCTCAGATGCCGTGGCCTAAAACTAATGTTTCAGGGATGGCCTCAGAAGTTACTAAGCCTGCCGTTAGTTCTAGTCAGGCTTGGCCAGCAGCTGGGCGTGTAGCTCCACCTACTAGTTCATCTCAGATGCCGTGGCCTAAAACTAATGTTTCAGGGATGGCCTCAGAAGTTACTAAGCCTACTGTTAGTTCTAGTCAGGCTTGGCCAGCAGCTGGGCGTGTAGCTCCACCTACTAACTCATCTCAGACGGCATGGCCCGAAGCAAATGTGAGTGCAGCAGCACCTACTAGTTCATCTCAGAAGCTGTTGTCTAAAACTAATAGTCAGAACAAGGCGTGGCCGAAGGTTTCAGGTTGTGGTCAGAACAAGATTGCCTTTGGTAAGGGAGCAGGACATTCCAGCTATGCAAGCTCCACTCTGCAGGCTCAAGTTGAGAACCGAGAGACATCAACAGAAGTGCACAAGTGCGTAAGTTTGGATTCCAGCTTGGATTTCCCTCCAGTTTCTGCAGCACAAGTAGTGCAAAAGTTGCCCCAGCAAACTAGTGAGCTTTTGTTGAAAGTTGGGGATTTTCAAGCTGCTAATAAGTCCTTGGTGGAAAATATCCGCGCAGCTGTCGACTTTGATGAAGACAAATACACTGCATTTAAGGACATATCTGTACAGTATAGTCAGGGATTAGTGGACATAAAAgtgtattttaattttgtgaGGCAGTTTGGGTTGTTACATCTTGTCCTTGACTTGGCTAGACTGTGCCCCAATGCTGAGAAgcagcaagagctaattgatgCCTACGATAACAGTATGAGAAGCAATGGTGCAGAAGAGGATGATGGATGGTCTCAGGTCAAGGTCCGATTGAAAGATTCGAAGAAAGGTAAAGGGAAGAGTTCTAAGAATGGCTCTACTGCAGCACCAGTTTTAGATCTCAGTAATTCCGCCAGAGGATTGCCCGTCCAGGGTGTTTGGCGAAATAAAGGCGGCCATAAACTTTTTGGTTAG
- the LOC133729449 gene encoding lysine--tRNA ligase, cytoplasmic-like isoform X2: MAGEESTPYLEELRHLRSMAKHPSIISLLSSEISSLEKDQSPPLPPQSSPPRLTQEATSAAEKAKQKYYENRLNYIATLKNPYPHESSVSKSITEYVKEYEGLLKDQQGVHLENVTESLAGMVMKQRSSGPGCFFYDLCGDRARVQIYASASNSDMDKSEFVKIHSNVKRGDIVNVTGFPGKTMSGQISIFARSFVVLAPCLHMMPTVNPKKITEETEEWGPGRPRNPETYSLKDQETRYRQRHLDLRINPDVQRIVVETRSEITFYIRRFLHSRQFREVETPILNTTAGGATARPFMTHHNELDMQLYMRIAPELYLKQLVVGGIERVFEIGKQFRNEGIDLTHNPEFATCEFYQAYADYNHMMELTEEMLSGMVKELTGGYKIMYHSNGLDKDPIEIDFTPPFRRIDMIEELNKIANLEINPEDLFSEEANSDLKVACKKYGIQCPPPETTTRLLDKLVDHFLEEQCVNPTFIINHPEIMSPLAKWHRSRPGLTERFELFVSKHELCNGYTELNNPIVQRQRFANQLKDRQSGDDEAMPLDEGFCRALEYGLPPTGGVGIGIDRLCMLLTDSVNIKEVIPFPTMKPQDQPSARPS; this comes from the exons ATGGCGGGAGAGGAATCCACGCCGTACTTGGAAGAGCTCCGCCATCTCCGGAGCATGGCCAAGCACCCCAGCATCATCAGCCTCCTTTCCTCTGAGATTTCCAGTTTGGAAAAGGATCAATCTCCACCACTACCGCCGCAATCTTCACCACCGCGCCTCACCCAAGAGGCCACGTCAGCCGCTGAGAAGGCAAAGCAG AAATACTATGAAAACAGGCTGAATTACATTGCTACCCTGAAAAATCCATATCCCCATGAATCCTCTGTTTCAAAGAGTATAACTGAATATGTGAAGGAGTATGAAGGCCTCCTCAAGGACCAACAAGGGGTGCATCTTGAGAATGTCACAGAATCCTTGGCTG GAATGGTCATGAAACAAAGATCCTCCGGCCCAGGGTGTTTCTTTTATGATTTATGTGGTGATCGAGCTCGAGTACAAATTTATGCTAGTGCCAG CAATTCGGATATGGATAAATCTGAATTTGTTAAGATCCACTCTAATGTGAAGCGCGGTGACATTGTTAATGTGACCGGGTTTCCAG GTAAAACAATGAGTGGCCAGATCAGCATTTTTGCAAGATCATTTGTAGTCTTAGCACCTTGTCTCCACATGATGCCTACTGTCAATCCAAAG AAAATAACTGAGGAAACTGAAGAATGGGGTCCCGGACGTCCCAGGAATCCTGAAACATACAGTTTAAAAGACCAGGAAACTCGCTATCGTCAGCGTCACCTGGATTTAAGGATAAACCCTGATGTTCAACGTATAGTGGTGGAGACCAGGAGTGAGATCACTTTCTATATTAGGAGGTTTCTTCATAGTCGTCAGTTCCGTGAA GTTGAAACTCCAATATTGAACACGACTGCTGGTGGAGCAACTGCGCGTCCTTTTATGACGCATCACAATGAACTTGACATGCAACTTTACATGCGCATTGCACCCGAACTCTATCTTAAACAGCTAGTTGTTGGTGGAATTGAACGCGTTTTTGAGATAGGCAAACAGTTTAGGAATGAGGGTATTGATCTGACACATAATCCTGAGTTCGCTACCTGTGAATTCTATCAGGCTTATGCAGACTATAATCACATGATGGAGCTCACTGAGGAAATGTTGAGTG GAATGGTCAAGGAACTTACAGGTGGATATAAGATTATGTATCATTCAAATGGACTTGATAAGGATCCAATTGAGATAGACTTCACACCCCCTTTCAG ACGGATTGACATGATTGAGGAATTAAATAAGATTGCAAATCTTGAAATAAATCCGGAGGATCTCTTCAGTGAGGAAGCTAACAGTGATCTGAAGGTCGCGTGCAAGAAGTATGGGATCCAATGTCCACCTCCTGAAACAACAACTCGTTTATTGGACAAG CTTGTTGATCACTTTTTGGAAGAGCAATGTGTGAATCCAACATTTATAATCAACCATCCTGAGATAATGAGTCCATTGGCAAAGTGGCATCGATCAAGACCTGGCTTGACAGAACGCTTTGAATTGTTTGTCAGCAAGCATGAG CTTTGTAATGGATACACTGAACTGAATAATCCTATTGTCCAACGCCAACGATTCGCTAATCAACTCAAG GATAGACAATCCGGTGATGATGAAGCAATGCCTTTGGATGAAGGGTTTTGTAGAGCTCTTGAATATGGCTTACCTCCAACAGGTGGTGTGGGAATTGGCATTGACCGCCTTTGTATGCTTTTAACTGATTCTGTGAACATTAAGGAAGTCATCCCCTTCCCAACCATGAAGCCACAGGATCAGCCTTCAGCTAGACCCAGCTAG
- the LOC133729449 gene encoding lysine--tRNA ligase-like isoform X1 produces the protein MAGEESTPYLEELRHLRSMAKHPSIISLLSSEISSLEKDQSPPLPPQSSPPRLTQEATSAAEKAKQTNVTARSCGKKYVASEDEKDPTKYYENRLNYIATLKNPYPHESSVSKSITEYVKEYEGLLKDQQGVHLENVTESLAGMVMKQRSSGPGCFFYDLCGDRARVQIYASASNSDMDKSEFVKIHSNVKRGDIVNVTGFPGKTMSGQISIFARSFVVLAPCLHMMPTVNPKKITEETEEWGPGRPRNPETYSLKDQETRYRQRHLDLRINPDVQRIVVETRSEITFYIRRFLHSRQFREVETPILNTTAGGATARPFMTHHNELDMQLYMRIAPELYLKQLVVGGIERVFEIGKQFRNEGIDLTHNPEFATCEFYQAYADYNHMMELTEEMLSGMVKELTGGYKIMYHSNGLDKDPIEIDFTPPFRRIDMIEELNKIANLEINPEDLFSEEANSDLKVACKKYGIQCPPPETTTRLLDKLVDHFLEEQCVNPTFIINHPEIMSPLAKWHRSRPGLTERFELFVSKHELCNGYTELNNPIVQRQRFANQLKDRQSGDDEAMPLDEGFCRALEYGLPPTGGVGIGIDRLCMLLTDSVNIKEVIPFPTMKPQDQPSARPS, from the exons ATGGCGGGAGAGGAATCCACGCCGTACTTGGAAGAGCTCCGCCATCTCCGGAGCATGGCCAAGCACCCCAGCATCATCAGCCTCCTTTCCTCTGAGATTTCCAGTTTGGAAAAGGATCAATCTCCACCACTACCGCCGCAATCTTCACCACCGCGCCTCACCCAAGAGGCCACGTCAGCCGCTGAGAAGGCAAAGCAG ACTAATGTCACGGCAAGATCATGCGGCAAGAAATATGTAGCAAGTGAAGATGAAAAGGATCCGACG AAATACTATGAAAACAGGCTGAATTACATTGCTACCCTGAAAAATCCATATCCCCATGAATCCTCTGTTTCAAAGAGTATAACTGAATATGTGAAGGAGTATGAAGGCCTCCTCAAGGACCAACAAGGGGTGCATCTTGAGAATGTCACAGAATCCTTGGCTG GAATGGTCATGAAACAAAGATCCTCCGGCCCAGGGTGTTTCTTTTATGATTTATGTGGTGATCGAGCTCGAGTACAAATTTATGCTAGTGCCAG CAATTCGGATATGGATAAATCTGAATTTGTTAAGATCCACTCTAATGTGAAGCGCGGTGACATTGTTAATGTGACCGGGTTTCCAG GTAAAACAATGAGTGGCCAGATCAGCATTTTTGCAAGATCATTTGTAGTCTTAGCACCTTGTCTCCACATGATGCCTACTGTCAATCCAAAG AAAATAACTGAGGAAACTGAAGAATGGGGTCCCGGACGTCCCAGGAATCCTGAAACATACAGTTTAAAAGACCAGGAAACTCGCTATCGTCAGCGTCACCTGGATTTAAGGATAAACCCTGATGTTCAACGTATAGTGGTGGAGACCAGGAGTGAGATCACTTTCTATATTAGGAGGTTTCTTCATAGTCGTCAGTTCCGTGAA GTTGAAACTCCAATATTGAACACGACTGCTGGTGGAGCAACTGCGCGTCCTTTTATGACGCATCACAATGAACTTGACATGCAACTTTACATGCGCATTGCACCCGAACTCTATCTTAAACAGCTAGTTGTTGGTGGAATTGAACGCGTTTTTGAGATAGGCAAACAGTTTAGGAATGAGGGTATTGATCTGACACATAATCCTGAGTTCGCTACCTGTGAATTCTATCAGGCTTATGCAGACTATAATCACATGATGGAGCTCACTGAGGAAATGTTGAGTG GAATGGTCAAGGAACTTACAGGTGGATATAAGATTATGTATCATTCAAATGGACTTGATAAGGATCCAATTGAGATAGACTTCACACCCCCTTTCAG ACGGATTGACATGATTGAGGAATTAAATAAGATTGCAAATCTTGAAATAAATCCGGAGGATCTCTTCAGTGAGGAAGCTAACAGTGATCTGAAGGTCGCGTGCAAGAAGTATGGGATCCAATGTCCACCTCCTGAAACAACAACTCGTTTATTGGACAAG CTTGTTGATCACTTTTTGGAAGAGCAATGTGTGAATCCAACATTTATAATCAACCATCCTGAGATAATGAGTCCATTGGCAAAGTGGCATCGATCAAGACCTGGCTTGACAGAACGCTTTGAATTGTTTGTCAGCAAGCATGAG CTTTGTAATGGATACACTGAACTGAATAATCCTATTGTCCAACGCCAACGATTCGCTAATCAACTCAAG GATAGACAATCCGGTGATGATGAAGCAATGCCTTTGGATGAAGGGTTTTGTAGAGCTCTTGAATATGGCTTACCTCCAACAGGTGGTGTGGGAATTGGCATTGACCGCCTTTGTATGCTTTTAACTGATTCTGTGAACATTAAGGAAGTCATCCCCTTCCCAACCATGAAGCCACAGGATCAGCCTTCAGCTAGACCCAGCTAG